One Pecten maximus chromosome 16, xPecMax1.1, whole genome shotgun sequence DNA window includes the following coding sequences:
- the LOC117345257 gene encoding uncharacterized protein LOC117345257, with protein MIRLVCLVALATCATAQIFELHGHHEHGEYGSFTFHYDATSHYLVGRTRHNCYLMSLGPNEQLDVHTNTGLEKSELKMIQLISGGEDELTKEQIVNHDRLIDYMCRGHHLYMVGDVSTRPPTTVA; from the exons ATGATCCGACTTGTTTGTCTTGTAGCACTGGCGACATGCGCTACAGCTCAG ATATTCGAACTCCATGGACACCATGAACACGGAGAGTACGGTTCGTTCACCTTCCATTATGACGCAACATCG CACTATCTGGTAGGCAGAACGAGACATAACTGCTACCTCATGAGTCTTGGCCCCAACGAACAGCTCGATGTCCATACCAACACTGGATTGGAAAAGTCCGAA CTGAAGATGATACAGTTGATCAGTGGTGGGGAGGATGAGCTAACAAAGGAACAGATTGTAAATCACGATCGTTTAATTGACTACATGTGCAGAGGTCATCATCTGTACATGGTGGGTGATGTATCTACTCGACCCCCGACAACTGTTGCATAA